A genomic region of Azospirillum sp. TSH58 contains the following coding sequences:
- a CDS encoding oxaloacetate decarboxylase: MTTSLKPKPLKPKSLKQRLSQPGLISAPGVFDMISAKVADGMGFDALYMTGYGTVASHLGLPDAGLATYSDMVGRVRAIARGTSTPLIADGDTGYGGLLNVDFTIRGYEEAGAAAIQLEDQEFPKKCGHTPGRRVIPMADMVRKIRVACEARSSSDFLIIARTDARTTLGLDEALRRADAYAEAGADIIFVESPESEAEMERICRTIGKPLIANMVEGGRTPVMTGARLEELGYRIAIFPATGFLAMAAALRSAYGEILAKGSSAEYRGELYPFPDFTRLMGFERVWEFEKRHPETA, translated from the coding sequence ATGACCACTTCCCTTAAGCCCAAACCCCTTAAGCCCAAGTCCCTCAAACAGCGCCTGTCGCAGCCGGGCCTGATCTCGGCCCCCGGCGTGTTCGACATGATCTCGGCCAAGGTGGCGGACGGCATGGGGTTCGACGCGCTGTACATGACCGGCTACGGCACCGTGGCCAGCCATCTCGGCCTGCCGGACGCCGGTCTCGCCACCTACAGCGACATGGTCGGCCGGGTGCGCGCCATCGCGCGCGGCACCTCGACGCCGCTGATCGCCGACGGCGACACCGGCTACGGCGGCCTGCTGAACGTCGATTTCACGATCCGCGGCTATGAGGAGGCCGGGGCCGCCGCCATCCAGCTCGAAGACCAGGAATTCCCGAAGAAGTGCGGCCACACGCCGGGCCGCCGCGTCATCCCCATGGCCGACATGGTGCGCAAGATCCGCGTCGCCTGCGAGGCGCGCTCGTCGAGCGACTTCCTGATCATCGCCCGCACCGACGCGCGCACGACGCTCGGCCTCGACGAGGCGTTGCGCCGCGCCGACGCCTACGCCGAGGCGGGGGCCGACATCATCTTCGTGGAGAGCCCGGAGAGCGAGGCGGAGATGGAGCGGATCTGCCGGACCATCGGCAAGCCGCTGATCGCCAACATGGTGGAGGGCGGGCGTACGCCTGTGATGACCGGGGCGCGGCTGGAGGAGCTTGGCTACCGCATCGCCATCTTCCCGGCCACCGGCTTCCTGGCGATGGCCGCGGCGCTGCGCAGCGCCTACGGCGAAATCCTCGCCAAGGGGTCGAGCGCCGAGTATCGGGGGGAGCTTTATCCCTTCCCCGACTTCACCCGCCTGATGGGCTTCGAGCGCGTCTGGGAGTTCGAGAAGCGCCACCCCGAGACGGCGTAA